From Saimiri boliviensis isolate mSaiBol1 chromosome 9, mSaiBol1.pri, whole genome shotgun sequence, a single genomic window includes:
- the GSS gene encoding glutathione synthetase: MATNWGSLLQDEQQLEELARQAVDRALAEGVLLRTSQEPTSSDVVSYAPFTLFPSLVPSALLEQAYAVQMDFNLLVDAVSQNAAFLEQTLASTIKRDDFTARLFDIHKQVLKEGIAQTVFLGLNRSDYMFQCSADGSPVLKQIEINTISASFGGLASRTPAVHRHVLSVLSKMKEAAKILSNNPSKGLALGIAKAWELYGSANALVLLIAQEKERNIFDQRAIENELLARNIHVIRRRFEAISEKGSLDQDRRLFVDGQEIAVVYFRDGYMPCQYSLQNWEARLLLERSCAVKCPDIATQLAGTKKVQQELSRAGMLEMLLPGQPEAVARLRATFAGLYSLDMGEEGDQAIAEALAAPNRFVLKPQREGGGNNLYDEEMVQALKRLKDSEERASYILMEKIEPEPFENCLLRPGSPVRVVQCISELGIFGVYVRQGKTLVMNKHVGHLLRTKAIEHADGGVAAGVAVLDNPYPV; this comes from the exons GTGGTGAGCTATGCCCCATTCACGCTCTTCCCTTCACTGGTGCCCAGTGCCCTGCTGGAGCAAGCCTATGCTGTGCAGATGGACTTCAACCTGCTAGTGGATGCTGTCAGCCAGAACGCTGCCTTCCTGGAGCAAACTCTCGCCAG CACCATCAAACGGGATGATTTTACTGCTCGTCTCTTTGATATCCACAAGCAAGTCCTAAAAGAGGGCATTGCCCAG ACCGTGTTCCTGGGCCTGAACCGCTCAGACTACATGTTCCAGTGCAGCGCAGATGGCTCCCCAGTCTTGAAACAGATCGAAATCAACACCATCTCTGCCAGCTTTGGGGGCCTGGCCTCCCGGACCCCAGCTGTGCACCG ACATGTTCTCAGTGTCCTGAGTAAGATGAAAGAAGCTGCCAAGATCCTCTCTAATAATCCCAGCAAGGGACTGGCCCTGGGAATTGCCAAAGCCTGGGAGCTCTACGGCTCAGCTAA TGCTCTGGTGCTACTGATTGctcaagagaaggaaagaaacatatTTGACCAGCGTGCCATAGAGAATGAGCTACTGGCCAG GAACATCCACGTGATCCGACGAAGATTTGAAGCTATCTCTGAAAAGGGATCTCTGGACCAAGACCGAAGGCTGTTTGT GGATGGCCAGGAAATTGCTGTGGTTTACTTCCGGGATGGCTACATGCCTTGTCAGTACAGTCTACAG AACTGGGAAGCACGTCTACTGCTGGAGAGGTCATGTGCTGTCAAGTGCCCAGACATTGCCACCCAGCTAGCTGGTACTAAGAAGGTGCAGCAGGAGCTGAGCAGGGCAGGCATGCTGGAGATGTTGCTCCCTGGCCAGCCTGAGGCTGTGGCCCGCCTCCGTGCCACCTTTGCTGGCCTCTACTCACTGGACATG GGTGAAGAAGGGGACCAGGCCATTGCTGAGGCCCTTGCTGCCCCTAACCGGTTTGTGCTAAAGCCCCAGAGAGAGGGTGGAG GTAACAACCTGTATGACGAGGAAATGGTGCAGGCCCTGAAGCGGCTGAAGGACAGTGAGGAGAGGGCCTCCTACATCCTCATGGAGAAGATCGAACCTGAGCCTTTTGAGAATTGCCTGCTACGGCCTGGCAGCCCTGTCCGAGTGGTCCAGTGCATTTCTGAGCTAGGCATCTTTGGAGTCTATGTCAG GCAGGGAAAGACACTTGTGATGAACAAGCACGTGGGGCATCTACTTCGAACCAAAGCCATCGAGCATGCAGATGGTGGTGTGGCAGCAGGAGTGGCAGTCCTGGACAACCCATACCCTGTATGA